The stretch of DNA GGGATGACGATGATCCCGTTCTCAATATGCCAGCGGATGATCACCTGTGCCGGAGTTCGGTCATGCTTGCGCGCAATCTCGCGAATGACGGGATGATCGAGCAAGGTTCCCTGGCCAAGGGGGCTCCACGCCTCGGTCGCAATCCCAAGTTCTCGATGCGCCTCGCGTAAGTCGCGGCGTTGGAATCGCGGATGAAGCTCGATTTGGTTCAGCACCGGTCTGACATCGGTCTCGCGGACAATATGGCGGAGATGGTCGGGGTTGAAGTTCGAAACCCCGATCGAACGGGCCCGTCCTTCCTCTTTGAGACGGATTAAGGCGCGCCAGGTCTCCACATAGGCATTCCGGCGTGGCGCCGGCCAATGGATGAGATAGAGATCGACGTGATCAAGCCTGAGCTGCTTGAGGCTTTTATCGAACGCCCGGAGTGTCTCGTCATAGCCCTGATCATCGTTCCAGAGCTTGGTGGTAACGAAGATCTCGTTCCGCGGCAGCCCGGAATTGCGGACGGCCTCTCCGACCCCGGCTTCATTCCCATAGATGGCGGCCGTATCGATATGGCGATAGCCAACCCTTAGCGCCTCCTCGACCACATGGGCGGTCTGCGCCGCCGGCGTCTGCCAAACACCAAGGCCGAGTTGGGGAATGCTGTGTCCGTCATTGAGGGTGATGGAAGGAACATCGCTCATGGAGGATCCTCTTTGTATGATTGCCAGCGGAGGCGGCGGTGCGGATCCGGCGCAATATGGGGGCGCAACCCTTCCTTCAGCAAGAAGCCCGAGAGTGGTGGCGGCATCGGGCCGCTGCGCCGCGAAACTGTCATCATCCTGATGGATTTGCCAAATATCCAGCTTTTGAGCGCCCGTGATCTGGTGATTTTCGCTGATCGACCTATATTAGTGAACAGGCCGAACCGACCCTGGTGAGCGCTGTCTGCCTCAAGCCAAGTAGCGTGCACCATGTGACGAGAAAGGATTGTGGGTGGCTGTTCATCGCAAAACAACAATAGCGCCGCCAGTAGGTGTGCACCCCGAGCGGCAGCTGAGCGCATCGGAGAAAAAAGCGGCGGCGACAGACGCAGCGGCCCGTGCTATCATCAAGGCTGAGATTGATCGGCGGAACAGCAATACGGCCCGCTTGCGCGCGCTGCGCGCTGAAAAGGAGCGGCTCGAGAGGGAAACGCGCTCCTCGGGAAAAGCTGTTCGACCAAGGAAAAGACCGCAATCTTGACAGGTACTAGGGGATCTCTTATCTTGGATTTGTCGATCTTTTGTAGATGAAACTTCGTTACGACCACGCTTCTGCGTGCCGAGACAAGCTCTTCCTTCAAAAATCGCGCTAACTCTTGCTGTTCATCAGCAAGGAAGGAAAAATTGCTAGAAAGGGCTCGTCATGAGTACTGGCACCGTAAAGTGGTTCAATGCAACCAAGGGATATGGGTTCATTCAGCCGGATGACGGCGGCAAGGATGTGTTCGTTCATATCTCCGCCGTTGAGCGCTCGGGCCTGGATATGCTGCGCGAAGGCGACAAGCTGTCCTATGAGGTCGTGCGCGACAATCGCTCCGGAAAGTCTTCCGCCGAGCAGCTGAAGATCGCTTGATCAGACAGGAATACGTCTCGCCGCCGACCACGGATGTACTGGCGGCGGTTGAGAACGGGAAAGGTCGGATTATTCCGGCCTTTTTTCGTTTACGGGGATAGGCAAGTTTCGTTTGCGGGGAGGATAGGTCAGGCAGACTGGCAGCGCTCCCATATCCGGTCGCCTGCGTTTCTGGTGGCGCCGCCCGTCCCAACACAATCCCTTCCATGCCAATTGACCTCATGGCGACGCTTGCGCTCTCAGCGCGCGCCGAGGTCTCGCCTCGAGCCGCCGGCCGCTGCGGCCAACCAGGGACCAAGCAAGAAGCTAATCGTTGTTGCCCCGCGGCGTCTCATTCTGCGCAACCGGCGGTGAGGGCTGCGCCACAGGGGCCCCAGGCGTCGCCTCCGCTGCCGCGGTCGTATCAACGCTCACCACAACCGACATGCCCGGTGCGAGCCGCTCGGCCAGCGGTTGCCTGGGATCTATCGATATGCGCACCGGAAGTCTCTGCGCGATCTTCGTGAAATTCCCGGTGGCATTGTCCGGCCGCAACACCGAGAATTCAGATCCGGTCGCCGGCGCAAAGGCCTCGATATGTCCGGTAAGCTCTGCATGCTCCAGCGCATCCACGGTGAAGCGGACGGGCTGGCCGATTTTCATACCGTAGAGCTGGGTCTCCTTGAAATTCGCGACGATCCACTTGCGGTCGGGAACGAGCGAAGTGAGCTGGGTGCCGGCCGTCACATACTGTCCAAGCCGAACGCCGATTTCTCCGAGCCTGCCGTCTTGCGGGGCAGTGACGCGGGTGTTCTGCAAGTCGATTTCCGCAAGCTGCACGGCAGCTTCCGCATTCTGAATGGCCGCTTTCAGTGATTGCTGGTTGACGATGATCGATTGCAGATCCTGGCGTGCGACCTCAACGGCAGCCTGGGCCTCTTTCAAGCTCGCGCGGGCCTGCTCGAGCTCCGCCTTGGCCTGGTCTTCCGCCTGTTGGGTCGAGACGCCCCGCTTCAGCAGCAAGGCAACGCGCGCTTCGGTCGTCTGCGCTGTGTTGAGTGTCGCCTGGGCTCCCACAGCCTGTGCCTGGCTGGAGGCGAGCCTTGCTTCCGCTGAGCGCTGGTCCTGGGTTGCCTTGCTGAGGTTCGCCTGCTGGATGGCAAGCTGAGCCTGCGCCTGATTGAGCTTCTGAATAAAGATGCGATCATCGATGCGGACGATGAGATCACCCGCCTTGACCTGCTGGAAATCCCTCACGGGAACGTCCGTCACGTAACCCGCAAGCTGTGGGCTGATGATCGTGACCTGCCCACGCACATACGCATCTTCCGTGATCTCGGTGGAGCTGTGAAAGGGCGGCAGCCCCCAGGCATAAAGGACGAGCAATGCGCCGGTCACGCCGATAAGGATTATGCCGATGGTGCGGATGAAAGGAATGACTTTAGACATGATACGAGCTCAGGACGCCTCCGCAGCTTTTGCCGCCGGCAAGAGCAGGAGGCGTAATCTGCTCCAGATCACGGTGATCACGAGGCCGGCGAGCGCGAGACCTGCGATCACGGATATCAGGAGGAACGCGTCGTTATAGGCGAGGATATAGGCTTCCCGCGTCGCCTGCTGGGCAAGCAGCGCGCTGCCTTCCGCATTGCGCAGGATCGGATCAGTGAGGACCCGACCATGAGCGGCCCCAAGCTGATGGACGCGATCGGCAATGATGGGCGAGGCCAGTGTGATGTTCTCAACAAGCTGATTGGAGTGGAACTTTTCTCGCAAGGTGACGAATGTCCCAAACGCGGCCGATCCGATCAGTCCGCCCAAGCTCTGGGTCGCCAGAAACAGCATGATGAAGCTGGTGATATAGGTGGGTCCCTGTTTGAGCGTCTTCGTGAAACCCGCCATCATTGCCGGTGGCAGGAACAGCCCGCCGCCATAGGCAATGAGCCCTTGGCTCATATACATATTGGCAGGCCTCGTCAGGTTCGTTGAATGAGCATCCATGAAGGCACCCACGGTGATGCAAGCCAGCGCCACCGCGTGAAGGACTGAAACACGCTCGATGTTGAGGAGGGCGGCACTCGTCAGCCCGCCAAGGATCGTTGCGGCGAGAATGACCAGATAAAGCGTTTGGCTCTGCTCGTTCAAAAGGCCGATATTCTGGAAAAGTCCGATTGCGCCGGAGGTCTGTTCCGAGAGCACGATGCGAAACACCAGGAGCACGATCGCGAAATGGAGGATCTCTGGCGTCATCAGCCAGCGCAGATTGATGAGCGGAGATTCGCGATTGATCTCGATCGCAGCAGCAAGGGCAAAGGCAATGATCGACCCGGCAAGGCACACGCCGAGCCACGGTGCCTCGAACCACCAATAGAAGCGGCCGAGGCTGAGAACCACTGCCAGCAGGCCGAAGCTGATCCCGATCAGGGGATAGCTGACGAAATCCAGCCAATGCAGTACCTTGGTTCGGGGAACAGGCGTGAGCGGCAAGAGATAGACGACCGCCAGCGACAGCAGCGCGAGCCCGATCTCCAGCATGTACAAGCCGTGCCAGAGCCCGATATCGATGAGCGGTGGCGAGATGAGCCGCGCAATTGAGGGGCTGGCCGCCGAGCAGGTCAAGGCAAGGCTCAGACCCCATGTCATCTTCCGCGCGGCAGGAAACGCATCGAGCATGTAGAGAAAGCCAAGTGACGAGATCGGCGAAGCGGCAATCCCCGCCACGAAGCGAACCGCGACCGCCGATGGGAGGTCGCGAACGAACAGGTGCAGCAGCGCGACCGCCGCGAAGACGGCGATGCTGATTTCGGCGAAGCGCCGCAGGCCGAACTGGTTGCGGATCTTCACGAGCAGAATGGCAAGGCTCGCATTCGGTGCCGTATAGGCGGCCAGCAGCCACATCGTCTCGTTGAGGCTCGCACCGAGCGAGCCTTGGATCTGATAGACATTGGCCGCCACGAGGTTCATGCCGAACCCCTGCGTGGTCCAGAGCAGCACCGAGGCGGCGATGCAGCTCACCGATCGGATGAGCGGTGGGGCCGGTGCTGGGGCCGGGGCAGCACCTGGCGCGGCAGCCTGTTGAGCGCCTGGTTCAACGTTACTCATGTGGAACCGTCTCGCTGGAGACATTTTCAGCCGGCAAAAGATCGTTGCCCGTCAGAGCCTCTATATTGCGGATCACCTGATCGAGAACCCGGCTGGCGACGACGAGATCCGCTTCAGCGATATCTCTGAGAGCGAGATGCCGCATTTGACTTGCGGCGTGATCGACCTCGGCGACCTGGCTGCGGGCATTCTTGGTCAGCATGACTTGCTTGGCCCGCCGGTCCCCCTCGACCGGCTGGCGCAGAATCAGTCCCTGCTGCTGCAGCTTGTCGAGCAGCCGCACGACAGTGGGTGTTTCCAGCTCTAGCAGCCCCGCAAGTTCGGTCTGATTGACCGCACCCGCTTTCGAGAGAAGGAGGAGCAGGCGCGCACGCGATAGCGTCAGCCCATGCGTCCGGATCAGGCTGTCGAAGGTGGTTTGGAGCTTGCGGGCGGCGAGTGAGAGGTGGGTAAGGAAACCGGCCTCGAGCTGCGAGTGTGACATCGTAAATAATGCTGATTTGTAGCATGCTAATTATCTGTTGATTATATGATAGGCCATCGTGGCCATGCAATATGGTCGTGACAACTCGCCTCTTCTGTGGCGAATGTTCTCTTAACGTTCGAAGCTCGCTAGATGCTCAGTTGGAAGAGCATTTTTTGCTGTTCCTGAAACGTTACGGGAACGTTAACCGATCTGTTAAAATGCGTCCCTAAAGCTTTCGGCAGGCAAACGCGCGTGTTTCATAGGGGAAGACCACCTCACGCTTCCCAGCCAGCGCCGGGGTGCTGGCGATGAGCTGATTAAGCTGTGCGACGATAGCAGCTTGCTCTTGGGCGGGCAGGGCGGCGATTGAGCTTGTGGAAAGGACGCGGTCGATGATGACCTGCTGTGCGGGACCGCGATGGCTATGCGGGATGACGAGCTCCTCCAGGGGACCGAAGCCATCGGCGGGAAATATGCAGCGCCACTCGCCGGTATAGACCTGCGGGGTCTCGCCCCGATAGGGCGCAACGATTGCTGCGAGCGCCGAAACCCAACTGACCCGCCGGTCTTGCAGGTTCCAGACAAGCCCAAGCATGCCACCGGGCTTCAGCACCCGATGGATTTCAGTCAGCACCTCGGCTGTTGCGAACCAATGGAACGCTTGGGCGCAAAGCACCGCGTCCACACTCGCCGCAGGAAGCGACATCGCCTCCGCCGTGCCGACGCGCGCATCGACGTCCGGCAGCACCGCCATAAGCTTCGCCCGCATGGCATCGACCGGTTCAACCGCGATCACCGATGCGCCGGTGCCGAGGAGATACCGGGTAAACTTGCCCGTGCCCGCGCCGAGATCGACGGCGATCTTGTCGGGCCCAAGCCCGATGACCTCGGTGAGCCAGCTGGAAATCTCCGGCGGATAGTCTGGCCGTCCGCGCATGTAAGTGTCCGGGCTCCGAGAAAAGCCTTGCTCCGCATCCGGGTGTATGGGGCTCATCGCTGCTCCGGTCGATGGTCGTTGTCGATGTTTCATTGAGCGCGGATCAAATCGTCCCGTTCAAGGGTTCTCCATTGGAAGGCGAACAGCGATCAGGAGTTGGCTGATGGAAAGCGAGGACCTGGGTGGTCTCTGGTGGCTCATTATGGATGTGGTGCTGGTCATCATCCTGGCGGCGGCGATCATTTACGGCACCATGCGTTGGCGGCGGAGAAACCGGTCTCCGCAACAGCAGCAGCGCACCGACCGCGCTGTGAAGGACCACTATGAATCACCTGACCGACAGGGTTGAACGGGGGCCGTTGCGCGTGGGTCGACCATGGCTATGCCCGCAGAGGCCCATGCTCCGAGGCCACCCAATCTATGCGGCCGCCTTGGGCTGGTGATTGCGTAAGGCAATCCAGAAAGAGCTTTGGCCGATGACGCCCGCCGCGGCCAGCACGAGGGCCGTGGTGAGCGCGGGATTGTCGCCGAGCCCCGCAACCGCTGTGCAGATCGCACCAATTGCCATTTGCGAGAAGCCATAGAGACCTGATGCCGATCCGATGACGTGAGGATTGACGCTGACGGCCTTGGTGAGCGCGAGTGGTGAGGCAACCCCGGCGCCGACCGTGAACAGGAACACACATCCGACAGCCCCGCCGACGGAAAGGTGACCGGACAGGACAATCGCGAGGAAGGTGATTGCCGCCACCACGCTGACCAGATTGCCCGTGATCATGAGACGATCAAGCGCCACCTTCGAGATCAGGCGGCTCGTGAGAATGTTCCCGAGCCACACGCCGAAAATCAGCAGCGCGAGATAGGCACCGATTTCGTGATCGGGGCGGCCGAGCTGATTGACGAAGATGAAGGGCGCCGAGGCAATGAAGGCATAGGCCGAGGTCGTGGCACAGCCCCCGCCTATGGCATAGCCGATAAAGGCGCGCGATCCCAGCAATTGCCCATAGTTGCGCGTGAGCGACTGGCCTTCGCGCTTTGACGGCTGGCTGGTCTCCGGCAAGAGCCATGCGGCCAGCACCAGCGTCAACAGACCCAAGGCGCAAAGCGTATAGAAGATGGAGCGCCAGCCGATCATGGTCGCCAGCGCCCCGCCGACGACCGGCGCAAGCCCTGGCCCCACCATCACGATGAGGTTCATGAGGGCGAGCCTGCGGGCGGCATCCATCGTGCCACCCGTATCCCGGATGATGGCCCGCCCGAGCACCAGGCCGGAACAGCCGCCAAGCGCTTGAAACAGACGGCTGACGATGAGCGCATCGGCGCTGGAGGCCAGAGCCGCAGCCAGGCTGGCAATGGCGTAGAGCCCGAGCCCGGCCATCAGAACCCGCCGCCGGCCGAACCTGTCCGAAAGGGGGCCATAGATGAGCTGGCCCGCGGCAAGCCCGACAATATAAAGGCTTACCGTCATCTGCATGGCGCTCTTGCTCGCCGCGAGCTCGAGCCCGGCACTGGGCAGCGCCGGTACGAAGATGTGCATGGCGAGCGTGCCAGTGAGCGTCACCAGCGCGACGAGCCAGAGGGGCGCCGATGGAAAGGGGCTGGGGCGTGCATCGAGCCGCGAGCGATTGGCCACCTGATCAATCAAGGCCTGCCTCCTCGCTCGGGCCAAGCTTTGCACAGATATGGTCGAGCACACGGAAGGTAATGTCCAACTCCTCCGTGCTCAGGCCCGACAGCACCTCATCCCGGACCTGCGCGGAGATGACTTCGACCTGCGCGACCGTTTCCCGGCCGAGCTGGGTCAAGGTGATCGTCTTGGCCCGGCGATCATTGTCACCCTCGCGGCGCTCGACCAGCCCGCCTTGCTCCAAGGCATCGAGCAGGCGTACCACCGACGAGCTGTCGAGTGCCAGAGAAGCAGCAAGATCCTTCTGCCGCATAGGTCTTGCTGCACGCGCGAGATGCAGGAGAGGCAGCCATGTGGCTTCGGTTAATCCGAAAGGCTGCAGCCGCTTGTCGACCGCGCGGCGCCACTGCCGGGCGGTCTGTCCGACGAGCGCGCCGAGATTGCGAGGGCGCTGTATTACTGAGGAATTCATGGGATAACGATAATGGCCATATAAATAGATGATATCCCATCTATTTGTGCCTGAGCAGCCGCGAGGCACTGCGTCCGGTGGCCGCACTATGTCGGACTGTCTTTTTCGGTTGCCGCGGCAAAGCTGGGATGCATGGGGGAGGCAACCGGCGGCACTTTGATGTCTCCCGCATCCGGCCGTGGCTTTCTGCTCATGCGGACCATGAGATAGACCGCCACCAGCAGGGAGAGAGCGCCGACATAGGCAAGGAGGCCCTGTGGGCCGATCACTTCCATGACGCTCGTTGCGGCAACCGGCCCGATGCCCGCGCCCGCCGCCCACAGAAACAGCAATCCGGCGGACAGGCTGACCGCGTGCTCGCGCCCGACCCGCAGATAGGCATGCGCGACCGCCACTGTATAGATCGGGATGCCCCCTGCGCCGATCACCAGGAACAGCCCGTAGAGCCACACATCCGGCGCGCGTCCGGTGAAAAGATGAATGCAGCAGAGCAGCAGCGATGCGCCGAGCACCGCAAGCACGGCTGTGCTCATGACCAGGCGGCTGTCGAACCGGTCGGCAAACCACCCCATGGGCCATTGCGCAACCAGCGCACCGATCTGAACGCTGGCCGTGAGGAGAATGGCAGCCGATTGATCAAGCCCGATGAGAATGCCATAGGCTGGCGCGACACTGGTCAAAGGTCCACCGACCAGGCCCACATAAAGGCAGCCGATCACGGCCGCTGGCGCCTGCTGCCAGAGCATTCGCAAATTCACGGAGATGATCTCAGTGAATTCTGGTCCATGCGCCCGGGTGAGGCCGACGGGGATAAGAGCGAGCGAGAAGGCAGCGCTGACCAGCAGAAACACGTTCTCGGTCTCAACCGCGATATACCCGACCGCCACCTGCGAGCCGATGACCACGAGCCTTGAGAGGATCTGATAGAAGCCGAAAATCCGGCCGGTATGGCCCGATCGGGCCTGTCCGCTGATCCAGCTTTCGATACAGATGCCATGGCCCGCCGCAGCGCAGCCCATCAGCAGCCGCGCCGGACCCCATGCCTCGACCGGCATGACCGGGAAGCTCAGCGTGAGCGCTGCCTGGAGCGCGGCAAAGACCGCGAAGCCCCGAATATGGCCGATGCGGCTGATGAGGCTGGGAATCGCGAAGCAACCGGCGAGATATCCCACCGAATAGGCTGATCCCACGAAGCCGATCAGCAGAGGTGGCTCATTCTCAAGCGCCATGCGCAAGGGCAGTACCGTCTGCATGACCGTGTTGGCCATCTGCAGCACCAGCGCGCCGGTGATGATCGCACTGAGCGCGGCAACGGCACTTCCTTCCGTTCGGGCACTCAGCACCATGGCAGCCCTGGGGGAAGGACTGAGTAGCATCTTAGAGGTGCTATCGGAGAGGATACTGGACGTGGCCGGCGATCACGGAGTCCATAGCCGCGCCCTGACAGAAACGAATCTTCCAACGATATTCCCCGCCGAAAGAGCTGCCCGGACGAAATGCAGCGCAAACGACCGGTCCTGCGCCCGACAGCGTCCGTTTCTGCTTCGGTTCTGACGGGCGGAAAGGACGGCATCTGTCGCTCGGAGGCCAAAGGATAGCTCATGGCGGTTACCGATTGCAAAACTTTGAGTTAAGACCGGGATTCGTCAGGCCGCAGTCGTGATATAGGCTTGCTTTGGCCCTGAGGAACACAAGCGAGCCGGGGAGCCGCCCGATGCGCACGAGCAAAGTGGTTCATATCGTCAATTGCCATGCGGAAGGCGAGGTGGGTGACGTCATCGTCGGCGGCGTGGCCCCGCCACCAGGCGAAACCCTGTGGGCGCAGTCTCGCTTCATCGCCCGCGATCAGAACCTGCGCAATTTCGTGCTCAATGAACCCCGCGGCGGCGTCTTCCGTCATGTGAACCTGCTGGTGCCCGCCCAAAATCCCGCAGCTCAGATGGGCTGGATCATCATGGAGCCGGAGGATACCCCGCCCATGTCCGGCTCCAACGCGATCTGTGTTGCAACCGTGCTGCTGGAGACCGGCATCATCCCGATGACCGAGCCGCAGACGCGCCTGGTGCTTGAAGCCCCTGGCGGCCTGGTCGAAATCTTGGCCGATTGCCGGAATGGCAAGGCCGAGCGCATCACCGTGCGCAACCATCCATCCTTTGTTGATCGGCTTGATGCACCTCTCGAGGTTGAAGGCTTAGGGACGCTGAAGGTCGACATTGCCTATGGCGGTGACAGCTTTGTGATCATCGATGGGCGGGAGCTTGGCTTTGCCATCACGCCCGATGAGGCGCGTGAGCTTGCCGAGACGGGCATGCGCATCACCAAGGCCGCCAACGAGCAGCTCGGCTTCCGTCATCCGCTCAACCCCGATTGGGACCATATTTCCTTCTCCCAGATTACCGCGCCCGTGGCGGAGGAGAACGGGGTCAAGACCGGCCTGAACACGGTCGCCATAAGGCCGGGCAAGCTTGACCGCTCACCCACCGGAACCGGTTGCTCGGCGCGCATGGCGGTGCTGCATGCGCGCGGGGCGTTGCGTCCAGGCGAGAGATTCATCGGCCGCTCGATCATCGGCTCTCAGTTTGACTGTCGCATCGAAGGGGAGACAATGGTGGGCCCAACGCCCGCCATCATTCCCGCGATCAGCGGCCGCGCTTGGATCTATGGCACCCATCAGCTGATGCTCGATCCCGCCGATCCCTGGCCTGCCGGATATCGGCTTGCCGATACCTGGCCCAAGCTCGAAATCGCCTGAGATGCTCGTTCTCGTCATCGGCGCCGGCGTGATCGGGCTTGCGACTGGCCGCGCCCTGGCCTTGCGGGGGCACGAGGTGATTGTCGCCGAGGCATCCGACGCGATCGGGTCAGGTGTCTCCTCGCGCAATTCCGAGGTGATCCACGCAGGCATGTACTATCCCTCGGGCTCACTCCGCGCGCGCCACTGCGTCACCGGCCGGAAACGCATCTATGCGTTCTGCGAGAGCCACGGCATCCCCCACCGGCGCTGTGGCAAGCTCATCGTGGCGACCTCGGATGAGGAGGCAGCGAAGATTGCGGCCATCCACGACCAGGGGCGCGCCAATGGTGTCGAGAGCCTGGAATGGCTGGATCGGTCACAGGCGGTGACACTAGAGCCTCAGCTGAATTGTACGGCAGCGTTTCTGTCGGCCGAAACCGGCATTCTCGACAGCCATGCCTTCATGCTGGCCTTGCAGGGCGAGATCGAGGATGCCGGCGGCGCCATCGCCTTCCTTACACCGGTCGAGGCGCTGGGACGCTCTCGGCAAGGCTGGCTGGTCCGTTTCGGCGGGGCGAGCCCCGGCGAAATGCTGTTCGATGCCGTGGTCAATGCTGCAGGCCTCGGCGCGCCTGCCATTGCGCGGGCAACAGACGCTTATCCGGCCGAGCGCGTGCCCAAGCTGGTGCTCTCGAAGGGCAATTATTTCGGCTATTCCGGCCGGCCGCCATTCTCCCGCCTGATCTATCCCGCGCCCGTGGATGGCGGATTGGGCATTCACCTCACCCTCGATATGAGCGGGCGGGTTCGCTTCGGCCCCGATGTTCAATGGATTGATCAGCTTGACTATACGGTCGACCCTGAACGCGCGCGCCAGTTCTATACCGCCATCCGCCGATACTGGCCGGGCCTGCCGGATGGCAGCCTCTTTCCTGACTATTGCGGCATTCGTCCCAAGCTGACCGGTCCCGGCATGCCGGCCGCCGATTTCGTGATCGAAGGTGAGGCCGAGCACGGGCTCGACAGGCTCATCATGCTCTTTGGCATTGAAAGCCCAGGCCTGACCTCCTCCCTTTCGATCGCCGAGGAGATCGCAGATCGATTGGAGGACAGACCGGCTGCCGCGCTCGAATGGTAGGATCTAGCATAGGGCTTCAAGACAGCATAGGCTCAGGGCCTTGCCTATACCGGGCAATATAGGGCCGCGCAGTCGATCATCTCGTCCGCGGCAGTCTTGTTGCCCGGTTCCAGCCTAGCTTGGCTTGGCCAAGCGAAAAGCCTCTAGGTCTACTGGATGGGATCCAGCACAACCACCGGTATCTCGCGTTCGGTCTTGAGCTGGTACTCGGCATAGGGTGGCCAGAATTCGAGCGCCTTTTCCCAAAGCCTGGCGCGTTCCTCGCCGGTCGCAGTCCGGCCCCGTGCCTTGATCTTGCGTGTGCCGACTTGAATTTCGACTTCGGGATTGGCGAGGATATTGAGATACCATCCGGGGTGCTGGGGTGCGCCCCCTTTCGAGGCGACGACGAAATAGCTGCTGCCAGTGGTTCCGTAATAGAGGGGGA from Rhodoligotrophos sp. CJ14 encodes:
- a CDS encoding trans-3-hydroxy-L-proline dehydratase, coding for MRTSKVVHIVNCHAEGEVGDVIVGGVAPPPGETLWAQSRFIARDQNLRNFVLNEPRGGVFRHVNLLVPAQNPAAQMGWIIMEPEDTPPMSGSNAICVATVLLETGIIPMTEPQTRLVLEAPGGLVEILADCRNGKAERITVRNHPSFVDRLDAPLEVEGLGTLKVDIAYGGDSFVIIDGRELGFAITPDEARELAETGMRITKAANEQLGFRHPLNPDWDHISFSQITAPVAEENGVKTGLNTVAIRPGKLDRSPTGTGCSARMAVLHARGALRPGERFIGRSIIGSQFDCRIEGETMVGPTPAIIPAISGRAWIYGTHQLMLDPADPWPAGYRLADTWPKLEIA
- a CDS encoding NAD(P)/FAD-dependent oxidoreductase, with protein sequence MLVLVIGAGVIGLATGRALALRGHEVIVAEASDAIGSGVSSRNSEVIHAGMYYPSGSLRARHCVTGRKRIYAFCESHGIPHRRCGKLIVATSDEEAAKIAAIHDQGRANGVESLEWLDRSQAVTLEPQLNCTAAFLSAETGILDSHAFMLALQGEIEDAGGAIAFLTPVEALGRSRQGWLVRFGGASPGEMLFDAVVNAAGLGAPAIARATDAYPAERVPKLVLSKGNYFGYSGRPPFSRLIYPAPVDGGLGIHLTLDMSGRVRFGPDVQWIDQLDYTVDPERARQFYTAIRRYWPGLPDGSLFPDYCGIRPKLTGPGMPAADFVIEGEAEHGLDRLIMLFGIESPGLTSSLSIAEEIADRLEDRPAAALEW
- a CDS encoding nitroreductase family deazaflavin-dependent oxidoreductase is translated as MAEAKLATNLPDWMVEHARRYLASGGTDGHMYKTTLPGRGEITVPSLLLTTTGRKSGEKFVFPLYYGTTGSSYFVVASKGGAPQHPGWYLNILANPEVEIQVGTRKIKARGRTATGEERARLWEKALEFWPPYAEYQLKTEREIPVVVLDPIQ